In Nitrospirota bacterium, the following are encoded in one genomic region:
- a CDS encoding LptE family protein, with the protein MKPTPRSLLMGRWLAPFLSLLLGLITGSFACGYQFVNRVNTLPSHIKRVAVGEIRNDTDEPHIQTVFYQAFQQEFSTDRRLNLTSIEKADAVLSGTLKRFSIEPLAYDIAGFPSKYRSTITVDLELYDKVKDEIYWDVRGYSRSDEYAASQTAGISKENEVLILKKLAVDAAEEIHRAIMGKM; encoded by the coding sequence ATGAAACCCACGCCCCGCTCCCTGCTCATGGGCCGCTGGCTCGCGCCGTTTCTTTCGCTCCTCCTCGGCCTGATTACGGGATCCTTCGCGTGCGGCTATCAGTTCGTCAATCGCGTCAACACGCTCCCCTCCCACATCAAGCGGGTGGCGGTCGGTGAGATCCGGAACGATACGGACGAACCGCACATCCAGACCGTTTTCTACCAGGCTTTCCAACAGGAGTTTTCGACGGACAGGAGATTGAACCTGACGTCGATCGAGAAGGCCGATGCCGTGCTCAGCGGAACTTTGAAACGGTTCAGCATTGAACCCCTGGCGTACGATATTGCGGGCTTTCCCTCCAAGTACCGATCGACCATCACGGTGGACCTCGAGCTCTACGACAAGGTGAAAGACGAGATATACTGGGATGTGAGGGGATACTCCCGTTCCGATGAGTATGCCGCCAGCCAAACGGCGGGCATTTCGAAGGAAAACGAGGTGCTAATCCTCAAGAAACTGGCGGTTGATGCGGCGGAGGAAATCCACCGCGCCATCATGGGCAAGATGTAA
- a CDS encoding methyltransferase domain-containing protein produces the protein MEGLRAAQERYAEYLVSKVPTGVKHILDVGCGTGGMALKLKTKGYAVTGVSPDPYQQVEFSKRSGCPFFLSKFEALRERPKADLILMAESVQYFPVQAGFAQSREILPPRGWILAADYFCKFKDGSRLTKSGHLESEYRAAGKESGFEIEFEEDLTERAVPTLELGFGWVNQYAMPAYELMVEALRKRYPRLTRLAMVYFRKKLDQLREQLVVIDPDAFRRAKTYRVILWRRVV, from the coding sequence GTGGAGGGCCTACGCGCGGCGCAGGAGCGGTATGCGGAATACCTTGTGTCGAAAGTTCCAACCGGAGTGAAGCACATCCTGGATGTCGGATGCGGGACCGGTGGCATGGCGCTCAAGCTCAAGACGAAGGGGTACGCGGTTACCGGAGTGTCGCCCGACCCTTACCAGCAGGTCGAATTTTCGAAACGATCAGGGTGTCCCTTCTTTCTCTCCAAGTTTGAAGCGCTCAGGGAGCGGCCGAAAGCGGATCTCATCCTCATGGCCGAGAGCGTACAGTACTTCCCCGTCCAAGCAGGATTCGCCCAGAGCCGCGAGATCCTGCCGCCGCGGGGATGGATCCTGGCGGCCGACTACTTCTGCAAGTTCAAGGACGGGTCCAGACTCACAAAATCCGGTCATCTCGAAAGCGAGTACCGTGCCGCCGGAAAGGAGTCAGGATTCGAGATCGAGTTCGAAGAAGACCTCACCGAGCGGGCGGTGCCCACCCTGGAATTGGGATTCGGCTGGGTGAATCAATACGCCATGCCGGCCTACGAACTCATGGTTGAGGCGCTTCGAAAACGTTATCCGCGCCTGACCCGGCTGGCCATGGTTTATTTTCGAAAGAAGTTGGACCAATTGCGCGAGCAGCTCGTCGTCATCGACCCCGACGCCTTCCGCCGAGCCAAAACCTACCGCGTCATTCTCTGGCGCCGCGTAGTGTAG